Proteins from a single region of Aestuariirhabdus haliotis:
- a CDS encoding serine/threonine-protein kinase, giving the protein MKTLTSDQFEALIDNAKILEEDGYGLKVLRLSDGTFLKLFRRKRWLSSALIYPYSRRFASNAEKLTARNIHTVRVIERFRLQNPERECVHYHPLPGVTLRDLYRQNHSPMSQDLVQQLGHYIAELHQKGVYFRSIHLGNLVQTPNGDLGIIDISDMKIFNGPLRDGLRIRNFAHLIKGKQDQENLDPNSEAGQQLIDSYCSATRPLKPSTIAALKTALGMN; this is encoded by the coding sequence ATGAAAACCCTGACCTCCGATCAGTTTGAAGCTTTAATCGACAATGCCAAAATCCTCGAAGAGGATGGCTACGGCCTTAAAGTACTCAGATTGAGCGATGGCACTTTCCTAAAGCTTTTTCGTCGAAAGCGGTGGCTTTCATCAGCCCTTATCTATCCTTATAGCCGACGCTTTGCCTCAAATGCGGAAAAGCTAACGGCGCGAAACATTCACACTGTTCGTGTGATCGAACGGTTTCGGCTACAGAATCCGGAAAGAGAATGCGTTCATTATCACCCCTTACCCGGGGTTACTCTGCGCGATCTATACCGGCAGAATCATAGCCCCATGAGCCAGGATCTAGTGCAACAACTGGGACATTACATTGCCGAGCTCCACCAAAAAGGCGTGTACTTCCGCTCTATACATCTGGGAAATTTAGTCCAAACCCCCAATGGAGACCTGGGTATCATAGACATATCGGATATGAAAATTTTTAACGGTCCCTTACGCGATGGACTTCGTATTCGTAACTTTGCCCATCTCATCAAAGGAAAACAGGATCAAGAAAATCTTGATCCCAATAGCGAAGCTGGGCAGCAGCTTATTGACAGCTATTGCTCAGCGACTCGACCTCTTAAGCCATCAACCATTGCGGCACTAAAAACAGCACTGGGAATGAATTAG
- the msbA gene encoding lipid A export permease/ATP-binding protein MsbA — MSSSTKAQSENGIRVYLRLLGYVKPYIFPFAISILGFAFFAATQPGYAKLVEYFIEGLEGADERFLYMVPLAVVGLAILRGIGSFLGNYYLARVSQGLVHDIRVELFNKLVTLPARYFDDNNSGHLISRITYNVTMVTGAATDAIKVVVREGLTVIFLLGYLFWTNWKLTLVFLAILPIIALVVGVVGKRLRKLSHKIQDAMGDITHVSSETIKGYRVVRSFGGETFEKGRFLGASLNNLRQALKMVKVSAITTPVLQFLVISAMGAIMFLVLYMRDTSSTAALISFVVAAGMLPKPIRQLSEVYGNIQKGIAACETIFEQLDETQELDQGDYQVARIEGRIEVRDLSFSYNTEEGPVINQLNFAVEPGQTVALVGRSGSGKTTLANLIPRFYNHDEGDILVDGVAVETYSLQSLRAQIAIVGQQVSLFNDTVACNIAYGDLQDAPEEDIKAAAESAYAMEFIKDLPDGLHTLIGEEGVRLSGGQRQRLAIARAILKDAPILILDEATSALDTESERYIQSALDEVMKNRTTLVIAHRLSTIENADCILVMDKGRIVESGTHDELLAKGQHYARLHRQQFKDDAE, encoded by the coding sequence GTGAGCTCATCTACTAAAGCCCAATCTGAAAACGGTATCAGGGTTTACCTGCGTCTGTTGGGGTACGTTAAGCCTTATATTTTCCCTTTTGCCATTAGTATTCTCGGATTTGCCTTCTTCGCGGCGACGCAGCCCGGGTATGCGAAGCTGGTTGAATATTTTATAGAAGGCCTTGAAGGGGCTGACGAACGTTTTCTGTACATGGTGCCGTTGGCTGTCGTTGGCTTGGCCATATTGCGCGGAATAGGCTCATTTTTGGGTAACTATTATCTGGCACGGGTATCTCAAGGATTAGTTCATGATATCCGGGTAGAGCTTTTCAATAAGCTGGTGACCCTGCCTGCTCGTTACTTTGATGATAATAACTCGGGCCACCTGATCTCGCGTATTACCTATAACGTCACCATGGTAACGGGGGCGGCCACCGATGCCATCAAGGTGGTGGTGCGCGAAGGGTTAACGGTGATTTTCTTGCTGGGCTACCTGTTTTGGACCAACTGGAAGCTGACTCTGGTATTTCTGGCGATATTACCCATTATTGCCTTGGTGGTTGGTGTCGTGGGTAAGCGTTTGCGCAAGCTCAGCCATAAAATTCAGGACGCTATGGGGGATATCACCCATGTCTCTTCTGAAACCATCAAGGGCTATCGCGTGGTACGTAGTTTTGGTGGCGAAACCTTCGAAAAGGGCCGTTTTCTCGGCGCGAGTCTGAATAACCTTCGACAGGCGCTAAAGATGGTCAAGGTGTCTGCGATTACTACCCCGGTACTGCAGTTTCTGGTGATCAGCGCCATGGGAGCGATTATGTTCCTGGTGCTGTATATGCGGGATACCTCGTCGACCGCGGCGCTGATCTCCTTTGTAGTTGCCGCTGGAATGTTGCCCAAACCGATTCGGCAGCTGTCGGAGGTGTATGGCAACATCCAGAAGGGTATTGCCGCCTGCGAGACCATTTTCGAGCAGCTGGATGAAACCCAGGAACTGGACCAGGGAGACTACCAGGTAGCACGAATCGAGGGTCGTATCGAAGTCCGGGACCTCAGCTTCTCCTACAATACGGAAGAAGGCCCGGTTATTAATCAGCTGAATTTCGCTGTGGAGCCTGGCCAGACGGTGGCGCTGGTTGGCCGTTCGGGCAGCGGTAAAACAACTCTGGCCAATCTGATTCCCCGTTTTTATAACCATGACGAGGGTGACATTCTGGTCGATGGCGTGGCCGTCGAAACCTACAGCTTGCAAAGCCTCAGGGCCCAGATTGCGATCGTCGGGCAGCAGGTTAGCCTGTTTAACGACACGGTCGCCTGCAACATCGCTTATGGCGATCTTCAGGATGCGCCTGAAGAGGATATCAAGGCCGCCGCCGAGTCGGCCTACGCGATGGAGTTTATCAAGGATCTCCCGGACGGTTTGCATACACTGATCGGGGAAGAAGGTGTTCGTTTGTCTGGTGGTCAACGACAACGCCTGGCGATTGCGCGAGCCATACTGAAGGATGCGCCGATTCTGATCCTGGATGAGGCAACATCGGCACTGGATACCGAATCGGAGCGCTATATTCAGTCGGCGCTGGACGAGGTCATGAAAAATCGCACCACGTTAGTGATCGCACACCGCTTGTCGACGATCGAGAATGCCGATTGTATTCTGGTTATGGATAAGGGGCGTATCGTCGAGAGCGGTACCCATGATGAGCTACTGGCCAAAGGTCAACATTACGCTCGCTTGCATCGTCAGCAATTTAAAGATGATGCTGAATAA
- the hldE gene encoding bifunctional D-glycero-beta-D-manno-heptose-7-phosphate kinase/D-glycero-beta-D-manno-heptose 1-phosphate adenylyltransferase HldE yields the protein MTLSFPRFDQARVLVVGDVMLDRYWHGDTSRISPEAPVPVVKVGQVEDRPGGAGNVALNIAALGAPAYLVAVTGQDEAAEVLRTRLEAAGVHCDFEALPDDPTITKLRVISHSQQLIRLDFEEAFGELDEQAIASRVSSLLGEVDVVILSDYNKGALRNHQQLIEMARDAGVPVLADPKGHDFSLYQGATLITPNLHEFEAVVGHCKDEQQLVDKGIALLRELQLGALLITRGEHGMTLLRDGEPELHLPAKAREVYDVTGAGDTVISVLAAALGAGESMPKAVSLANIAAGVVVGKLGTAAISAPELRRAVQQNQGSKGGVMSAEQLRIAVDDARAHGERIVFTNGCFDILHAGHVGYLEQARALGDRLIVAVNSDESVHRLKGEGRPINPAERRMAVLAGLEAVDWSVCFVEDTPEALIELIRPDVLVKGGDYGIDGVVGGEMVLAYGGEVQVLDFLDNCSTTAIVNKILDKL from the coding sequence ATGACTCTATCTTTCCCTCGTTTTGACCAGGCGCGCGTGCTCGTTGTTGGTGATGTGATGCTTGACCGTTATTGGCATGGTGATACCTCGCGTATATCTCCGGAGGCACCGGTGCCGGTGGTCAAGGTCGGGCAGGTGGAAGATCGTCCTGGTGGAGCGGGTAACGTTGCCTTGAATATTGCGGCGCTGGGGGCACCGGCTTATCTGGTGGCTGTTACGGGGCAGGATGAGGCCGCCGAAGTGTTGCGCACGCGTCTCGAGGCGGCCGGGGTGCATTGTGACTTTGAAGCGCTTCCCGACGACCCGACAATCACCAAGCTCAGGGTGATAAGCCACAGTCAGCAATTGATTCGACTCGATTTTGAAGAAGCATTTGGAGAGCTGGATGAGCAAGCGATAGCGTCTCGTGTATCGAGCTTGTTGGGCGAGGTCGATGTCGTCATCCTTTCCGACTACAACAAAGGCGCGCTGCGTAACCATCAGCAACTGATTGAGATGGCCCGTGATGCCGGAGTGCCGGTATTGGCGGATCCCAAAGGACATGACTTCAGTCTCTATCAGGGGGCCACTCTGATCACCCCAAATCTGCATGAGTTTGAGGCCGTGGTCGGCCATTGTAAGGATGAGCAGCAGCTGGTTGATAAAGGCATCGCACTGTTACGTGAGTTACAACTGGGTGCATTGCTGATTACTCGGGGAGAGCATGGCATGACGTTGCTACGTGACGGAGAACCCGAGTTGCACCTTCCGGCCAAGGCGCGTGAAGTCTATGACGTGACAGGAGCCGGGGATACGGTTATCTCGGTTCTGGCGGCGGCTCTGGGGGCGGGTGAGTCGATGCCCAAGGCGGTGTCTTTGGCCAATATTGCGGCTGGTGTTGTGGTCGGCAAACTGGGTACCGCGGCAATCAGCGCGCCGGAATTGCGCCGGGCCGTACAGCAGAATCAGGGTTCGAAGGGCGGTGTGATGAGTGCCGAGCAGTTGCGTATTGCGGTGGATGACGCTCGTGCCCATGGTGAACGGATTGTCTTTACCAATGGTTGCTTTGATATTTTGCATGCTGGTCATGTGGGGTACCTGGAACAAGCCCGGGCCCTTGGTGATCGCCTGATCGTCGCGGTAAACAGTGATGAATCCGTACATCGCCTCAAGGGAGAGGGCCGGCCGATTAATCCGGCTGAGCGGCGCATGGCGGTCCTGGCAGGCCTGGAGGCAGTCGATTGGTCTGTCTGCTTTGTGGAAGACACGCCGGAAGCCCTGATCGAACTGATTCGTCCGGATGTTCTGGTCAAAGGCGGAGACTATGGTATCGATGGTGTTGTGGGCGGAGAGATGGTGCTCGCGTATGGCGGCGAGGTTCAGGTGCTGGATTTTCTCGATAACTGCTCTACCACAGCCATTGTGAATAAAATTCTCGATAAGCTCTGA
- a CDS encoding aldo/keto reductase gives MIHRAIADTGLTVSPLGLGTVKLGRNEGVKYPQGFSIPDDRQALQLINLAADLGINLIDTAPAYGTSEERLGTLLAGQRERWVICTKVGEEFIRGASHFDFSPEHTRFSVERSLKRLKTDVLDLVLVHSDGNDLDIVQRYGTLEVLNELKQKGLIRATGISSKTVEGAIAALQQSDCAMVTYNLNEQQEGEVIDYAQAHNKGILIKKALASGHLCQTGEDPARQSMEFVFARPGVCSAIIGTINEAHLRSNQQTVQELLGS, from the coding sequence ATGATCCATCGAGCCATCGCCGATACCGGATTGACTGTCTCACCACTCGGTTTGGGGACGGTTAAACTGGGACGCAACGAGGGCGTCAAGTACCCACAGGGATTCAGCATTCCCGATGACCGACAGGCGCTGCAACTGATCAATCTAGCGGCTGATCTGGGGATCAACCTGATCGATACCGCGCCGGCCTACGGCACCAGCGAAGAACGACTCGGCACCCTGTTGGCGGGGCAACGTGAGCGCTGGGTGATCTGCACCAAGGTGGGGGAAGAGTTTATTCGCGGCGCCTCTCATTTTGATTTCTCTCCGGAACATACACGATTCAGTGTAGAGCGCAGCCTAAAGCGGCTTAAGACCGATGTCCTGGACCTGGTACTGGTGCATTCCGATGGCAATGATCTGGATATCGTACAGCGCTATGGCACCCTGGAGGTACTTAACGAGCTCAAACAAAAAGGCCTGATTCGCGCCACCGGCATCTCCAGCAAAACGGTTGAGGGTGCTATCGCCGCCCTGCAACAAAGCGACTGCGCCATGGTCACCTACAACCTCAACGAGCAACAAGAAGGCGAAGTGATCGATTACGCTCAGGCTCACAACAAGGGCATCCTGATTAAAAAAGCGCTGGCCAGTGGGCACCTGTGTCAAACCGGGGAAGACCCGGCACGACAAAGTATGGAATTCGTCTTTGCTCGTCCCGGCGTTTGTAGTGCCATTATTGGCACCATCAACGAAGCTCATCTGCGCAGCAATCAGCAAACCGTTCAGGAACTGCTAGGCAGCTAA